One Kineococcus aurantiacus genomic window carries:
- a CDS encoding PrsW family intramembrane metalloprotease translates to MDDTLTRAPRTRPPGRLARFSWLTVLLAGVVAYVVVLRVMVRTQNLNFFPTLLLIGAITVPVTVLAFAEVGRGGTAVRGWLVATVAIAGGVVGTATAGTLEFDTLRTLGVVPMLFVGIIEEFAKLIVPLVVFAVRRPRDPRGGVVVGVAAGMGFAVLETMGYGFQALLQAGSIAAVHQELLLRGLLSPACHIAWTGMTVAVLWRVPTARHRGRAVALFVLTYVAAVALHATWDGSRSEGVHVVVAAVGLVVLFVFVHQAHRRVPAAVGGGSATAQAR, encoded by the coding sequence GTGGACGACACGCTGACCCGAGCGCCCCGCACGCGGCCCCCGGGCCGGCTGGCCAGGTTCTCCTGGCTGACCGTGCTGCTCGCCGGCGTGGTCGCCTACGTCGTGGTGCTGCGCGTCATGGTGCGCACCCAGAACCTCAACTTCTTCCCGACGCTGCTGCTCATCGGCGCCATCACGGTGCCGGTGACGGTCCTGGCCTTCGCCGAGGTCGGGCGGGGCGGGACGGCCGTGCGCGGCTGGCTGGTCGCGACGGTCGCCATCGCCGGCGGCGTCGTGGGGACGGCCACCGCGGGCACGCTGGAGTTCGACACGCTGCGCACGCTCGGCGTGGTCCCCATGCTCTTCGTGGGGATCATCGAGGAGTTCGCCAAGCTCATCGTCCCGCTGGTGGTGTTCGCCGTGCGGCGCCCGCGGGACCCGCGCGGCGGGGTGGTCGTGGGCGTCGCGGCGGGCATGGGCTTCGCCGTGCTGGAGACCATGGGGTACGGCTTCCAGGCGCTGCTGCAGGCCGGGAGCATCGCCGCGGTGCACCAGGAGCTGCTGCTGCGCGGGCTGCTGTCGCCGGCCTGCCACATCGCCTGGACGGGCATGACGGTCGCGGTGCTGTGGCGCGTGCCGACGGCGCGGCACCGGGGCCGCGCCGTGGCGCTGTTCGTGCTGACCTACGTCGCGGCGGTGGCGCTGCACGCCACGTGGGACGGGTCGCGCAGCGAGGGCGTGCACGTCGTCGTCGCGGCCGTGGGCCTGGTCGTGCTGTTCGTCTTCGTGCACCAGGCGCACCGGCGGGTGCCGGCGGCCGTGGGGGGCGGGTCAGCGACGGCGCAGGCGCGGTAG